The Leucobacter viscericola genome includes a window with the following:
- a CDS encoding InlB B-repeat-containing protein produces MIANNTVFETNHTGDGVSGGGAIRVTGGALEVDHSTFTNNSAAAGSDGGAISSEGSGNVRINDSVFDGNKRVGNQNQYGGAISVKQPGVADSTVEITNSIFTNNFSSASGNLSTGGAIRIFGTPNLKSVLIDNSLFRGNSTKIAVAQSGGAIGFMTTPNSTISNSTFIDNTSTRYGGAVYYENSPDNTIINSTFAGNSSVLGGSGVSAYSSAVAIDSSTFLSNALGVHGTGTQIRVKDSVLPKLANPAVTYSETTLAYAPSLFTVNTSATLEKVSETNFVAPIRTDGAAYKAIEGARTLSQAQNGVDRKTPLSDVGAYETPQTYTVSFESNGGSGVDPIEGVLHGAVVSAPVDPSRDGHTFAGWTLDGASYDFASSPVTADIVLHATWTEVTEPEVVVPQIMPGSLPKGTVGDVYAATITTKGNGVATLSIDGGALPDGLTFDAVSGKIAGKATKTGTFRFTIRADIGGVFATKEFSITIDKKGFVGPCSAPRPVPVFSDAPLTHKFYKEIDWMECMKYATGWRMPAGKPEYRPTWNLERQAMAAFIFRMEAPKNYRAPKVSPFRDMKPSDKFYKEVAWMHEMGYATGWAEPTGKPTFRPHLSLSREAMAAFIYRLEASKNSAVKSYRAPSVSPMTDMKPGMKFYKEISWMWDEGLTTGNRVGGAKEYWPKDDLSRQAMAAFIYRLVTDYRKG; encoded by the coding sequence GTGATCGCGAACAACACAGTTTTTGAGACGAATCACACCGGCGACGGTGTCAGTGGGGGTGGTGCCATTCGGGTCACCGGTGGCGCGCTCGAGGTTGATCACTCGACTTTTACGAACAATAGCGCTGCCGCTGGAAGCGACGGCGGAGCCATCAGCTCCGAGGGCAGTGGAAACGTTCGCATCAACGATTCTGTCTTTGACGGCAATAAGCGCGTCGGCAACCAGAACCAGTACGGTGGCGCCATCAGCGTTAAGCAGCCCGGGGTAGCAGACAGCACCGTTGAGATTACGAACAGCATATTCACGAACAACTTCAGCTCCGCGAGTGGCAATCTGAGCACGGGCGGAGCCATCCGCATCTTTGGAACGCCGAACCTGAAGTCAGTGCTGATCGACAACTCTCTCTTTAGGGGAAACTCAACCAAAATCGCGGTCGCCCAGAGCGGTGGAGCAATTGGCTTCATGACCACACCGAATTCGACGATCAGCAATTCGACGTTTATCGACAACACTTCCACCAGGTATGGCGGCGCTGTCTACTACGAGAATTCTCCCGACAACACAATCATCAACAGCACGTTCGCCGGAAATAGCTCGGTTCTCGGCGGCTCAGGAGTGAGCGCTTACTCCTCGGCGGTCGCTATTGACTCGTCCACGTTCCTGTCAAACGCGCTGGGAGTGCACGGTACCGGAACGCAGATTCGGGTGAAGGATTCGGTGCTTCCGAAGCTGGCCAACCCGGCAGTCACCTACAGCGAAACGACCCTGGCCTACGCTCCGAGCCTGTTCACTGTCAACACCTCCGCAACACTTGAGAAGGTTTCCGAGACGAACTTCGTCGCCCCCATCCGAACGGATGGTGCAGCATACAAGGCGATCGAGGGTGCGCGCACGCTTTCACAGGCCCAGAACGGTGTGGATCGCAAGACCCCGCTGAGTGATGTGGGTGCCTACGAGACGCCACAAACCTACACGGTTTCCTTCGAATCGAACGGCGGCAGCGGGGTCGACCCAATTGAGGGTGTACTACACGGCGCTGTTGTCTCCGCGCCCGTTGATCCAAGTCGCGACGGACACACCTTTGCAGGCTGGACCCTCGACGGAGCCAGCTACGACTTCGCGAGCTCACCGGTAACCGCCGACATCGTTCTTCACGCAACCTGGACTGAGGTAACTGAGCCCGAGGTTGTGGTGCCTCAGATCATGCCGGGCTCTCTGCCGAAGGGAACCGTAGGCGACGTGTATGCGGCCACCATTACGACGAAGGGAAACGGTGTTGCAACGCTGTCTATCGACGGTGGAGCGCTGCCTGACGGTCTCACATTTGATGCGGTGAGCGGGAAGATTGCGGGCAAGGCAACGAAAACCGGCACGTTCAGATTCACCATCAGAGCCGACATAGGCGGTGTGTTCGCCACGAAAGAGTTTTCGATCACCATCGATAAGAAGGGCTTCGTTGGGCCCTGTTCCGCACCCCGACCCGTTCCAGTATTTTCTGACGCTCCTCTGACCCACAAGTTCTATAAAGAGATCGACTGGATGGAATGCATGAAGTACGCCACAGGTTGGCGCATGCCGGCGGGCAAACCAGAGTATCGCCCAACCTGGAATCTTGAGCGTCAAGCGATGGCGGCGTTCATATTCCGCATGGAGGCCCCGAAAAACTACAGGGCGCCGAAGGTGTCCCCGTTTCGAGACATGAAGCCGAGCGACAAGTTCTACAAGGAGGTCGCCTGGATGCATGAGATGGGTTACGCAACCGGCTGGGCCGAGCCAACGGGCAAACCGACCTTCCGCCCGCACCTGTCGTTGTCGCGTGAGGCGATGGCTGCGTTCATCTACCGCCTTGAGGCGTCGAAGAACTCTGCAGTAAAGAGCTACAGGGCTCCGAGCGTGTCACCGATGACCGATATGAAGCCGGGTATGAAGTTCTACAAAGAGATCTCCTGGATGTGGGACGAAGGCCTGACTACCGGTAACAGGGTGGGCGGCGCAAAAGAATACTGGCCCAAGGACGATCTGTCGCGGCAGGCTATGGCCGCGTTCATCTACCGCCTGGTAACGGACTATCGAAAGGGGTAG
- a CDS encoding magnesium and cobalt transport protein CorA — protein MAEIFTRHVVKGQPQDLVAVSSLAEALQQSAEDSSLASHTVLTHPNPQLIAELAEIWDLHPMLTEDLLQAGQRPKLERYGDVLSLVLRSAHYVDELEEVVFSEFHLLVKSRAVLIVCQDGRLIDGTEIPEDPELAAKTLRTTALASVPDAYLKHLGTEGVVYRLIDAVVDSYSPALDGLQFDREQIERQVFSGDAAAAARIYLLSREVIDVLHATTALTRLVQGLRNGADKYAIPDELQTYLEDVADHLAHVLTETIELKDALSQILNVNGTLVAQRQNEDMKKISGWAAILFAPTLIGAIYGMNFDNMPELHWAFGYPLALLSMVGLGTGLWIVFKRKKWM, from the coding sequence ATGGCCGAGATCTTTACGCGCCACGTCGTGAAGGGACAACCCCAAGACCTGGTTGCGGTCTCTTCTCTGGCCGAAGCCCTGCAGCAGTCAGCTGAAGATTCGTCACTGGCCAGTCACACTGTGCTGACGCACCCCAACCCTCAGCTCATTGCTGAGCTCGCTGAGATTTGGGATCTGCACCCCATGCTCACCGAGGATCTGTTGCAGGCGGGGCAGCGCCCCAAGCTCGAGCGCTACGGCGACGTGCTTTCGCTCGTGCTGCGATCTGCACACTACGTGGACGAGCTCGAAGAGGTTGTGTTTAGCGAGTTCCACCTGCTCGTAAAGTCGCGCGCCGTTCTGATCGTGTGCCAAGACGGGCGCCTCATCGACGGCACGGAGATCCCCGAGGATCCCGAGCTAGCCGCCAAGACCCTGCGCACCACCGCACTCGCGAGTGTCCCTGACGCATACCTCAAACACCTCGGTACCGAGGGAGTTGTGTATCGCCTCATCGACGCCGTCGTCGACTCCTACTCCCCCGCTTTGGACGGGCTTCAGTTCGATCGCGAACAAATTGAGCGCCAGGTGTTCAGCGGAGATGCGGCGGCCGCCGCACGCATCTACCTGCTGAGTCGCGAGGTCATTGACGTGCTGCACGCGACCACCGCTCTCACGCGACTCGTGCAAGGGTTGCGCAATGGCGCAGATAAGTATGCGATCCCCGACGAGTTACAGACCTATCTGGAAGACGTCGCGGATCATCTCGCACACGTGCTCACTGAGACGATCGAACTCAAAGACGCACTTTCACAAATCCTGAACGTCAACGGCACGCTTGTCGCGCAGCGGCAGAACGAGGATATGAAGAAGATCTCGGGCTGGGCCGCGATCCTCTTCGCGCCAACCCTCATCGGCGCCATTTACGGAATGAACTTCGACAACATGCCGGAGCTGCACTGGGCCTTTGGCTATCCGCTTGCGCTGCTGTCGATGGTGGGCCTCGGCACCGGGCTGTGGATCGTCTTCAAACGCAAGAAGTGGATGTGA